The genomic region GAATCTGGAAGTACACGTCCTCCAATGACGGCGCTTTCGACTCGAACCCGTCTCCGGGACATCCTTCCGCATCGACCGTTACCTGCAACTTGCCGAGATGGAAATGACTTGCGATAACCTTATACTCCCTGTCGTACTTCTCCAGATCTCTTTTGGCGATCTCTTTTATCCATAACCTGTCTTTCAGATGACGCTCCATTTCCGACGGCGCGCCTTCGAGCAGCACCCGGCCGTTACCCATGATCGCCATGTCACTGCAGAGCGTGCTGACATCTTCGACGATATGGGTCGAAAGAATCACGACCGTGTTTTCACCGAGTTCCGACAGCAGATTGTAGAAACGGTTACGCTCACGCGGATCGAGACCGGCTGTCGGTTCGTCGACGATGATGAGGCGGGGTTCGCCAAGAAGAGCCTGCGCTATGCCGAATCGCTGTTTCATGCCCCCGGAATATCCACCGAGCTTTTTTTTACGGTCCTCCCACAGATTCACTTTCTTCAAGAGCGCATCGACCTGCGCTTTCCGTTCAGACGCCTTAGCGATGCCTTTCAAAT from Prosthecochloris marina harbors:
- a CDS encoding ABC transporter ATP-binding protein, translated to MKLEIKNLSKTYPNGVKAMQNVSLTIGKGMFGLLGENGAGKSTLMRTIATLQDADEGSVVFDGIDVARDPVSLRKVLGYLPQEFGVYPSLTAEEFLLHLADLKGIAKASERKAQVDALLKKVNLWEDRKKKLGGYSGGMKQRFGIAQALLGEPRLIIVDEPTAGLDPRERNRFYNLLSELGENTVVILSTHIVEDVSTLCSDMAIMGNGRVLLEGAPSEMERHLKDRLWIKEIAKRDLEKYDREYKVIASHFHLGKLQVTVDAEGCPGDGFESKAPSLEDVYFQILSRNEKPQKAAMAATA